Genomic segment of Drosophila willistoni isolate 14030-0811.24 chromosome 2L unlocalized genomic scaffold, UCI_dwil_1.1 Seg139, whole genome shotgun sequence:
TTTTGATTCAGCTGATTTCGGGCTTTAAAATTTCTTccttattttatttctattcttCCTCTCAAATCTATTCTAACTAGTTTACATTGGCAAaagcaaatttatttaattagtttGACATTCATATAACTAAAATTAGGATTATCATTAAAATTCGTAAAGGAAATAAGAATGAAATATATAGTTAGATAATTTCTCGATTAAGTTTCTTTCATGATACTAACAAAATGTCTTGATAGATCAACTAACCACGAATCGTATGTTTATATCGATggtaatatatttatacaaagctgatgttttcttcttcttacACACATTTTCTAAAGTGTTAAAGGACAATGAATATCTCCTTCCTTTAAGTCAAAGATTCactcaatttaattaaaagcgAGCTACAGGGTATTAAAGTCAAAAATAGATTTATGCAATTGTGCATTGATATTGAAAAGCTAAAAAATATCGAAAGGTAAAAGCATCAGATATGACGAAAATTCTATTTATAtcaagatatatatatgtatctatgtatatatcagTCAGTTTAACAGTCATTAGGCAACAAAccacaaacaaataaagaaatcGTCTACATAAATCTCAAACAGTGAGTATCCATAAAATGATTTGTAAAAGAATTTATACGATTTTATCTGTCTGGTTTCGGTTCGAAAATTCTTCTTCTATTATTTGCGTGGCATATTTATGTGTcacaaattaaaacaaaaacaacaaaataaaaattatattaataaGACAATTTTCATTAAGAGCGTGTTGAATGGGTTTGCGGAATTTCGTAGAATTTCCATTGGTCttattctctttttgtttcGCTAAGGTGTATGCACTGgcttaatatttgttttgtgaaattcTTAATTAAGTAAGATGACAATTTTCCAAAgaatttatgttaaaaaatgGGCCTCTTTCCCGtcaccacaaaaaaaaacatttttttattctcATAAAGTGTCAAgcaaatagaaaaagaaatgcgGACAGAGACAAAACTATTTCCAACTTTTTGTGTcacaaaaacagaaatatatctatgatataaatatatattaataaatagtcacagtgtgtgtgtgtgtgaatgtgcgggtgtgtgtgggtgtatttGCACTAGAATGAACCCCATCAAATGGAATGGTACTTACCTATCGTCGTGTAGATGGTACAACTATAGACCATGGCATTCCAAAATGACCAGGGATTCTTTTTCAAGATATCTTCGTCCTCTGTTAGACCTGAACGTAAAAGTGATTCCACCACCGATTGATGGCTATTCATGATACGCAAAACTTTGCTATCAAAATCGGTTCGAGATAACTAAAAGATAACAAATCGATAAAGAaatctacatatatagagaAGAAGTTAACTACATTTGTTCACTTACCGTATCCAGAAGTGGATCTTTTGTCATATCACgcatttcattaaaaaattgCTTCTGTTTGCCTTGCAAATCAATTACTTCTAATTTTCCTGTACGACCTGTACAAATTTATTAAGATTatagaaattattaaattgtcaattgttttatacttttttttatttataagcTAACAAGGTTTTAAAGTGCTTGAACGCTTGAGaagctttttaatttaaaactattttatCACGGTTTGATCTTGTAGAGGATTTATTAAAACTATGTATCTGTCCTATATGACCTGTCATATTTAAGATTTAATGGTCTTTTTGTTGGAGATCATGTGGATCGTTTTGCtgttcaaattttttataGAGTCTTTCCTCAtgtatgaaatgaaaaatatgcTAATCCCTAACGCAAATATCTTTTTCATACTACAAATGGCCCATTcttatttggatttttttaGCCATTTTTGGATTGGACTAAACCCAATTCTGAAATATAGACTTATAATCTATTTGATTAATTGTCTTGTGCAAAATTCATGAAAAACttatgaaatatttaagtttttaatctCAAAAGAGGCATTTGTGGGTGATAGTGGGTGATATGGTTACCAACATTCACCTCTACCCACAAGGCCGACGAATCGAAGATATAGTTCTGAATATTTTACACCGTCTCAAATCAAAAGTTGATATATAACATCCCAATTTCACTAAAATCGATGATTCGCATACTTGAACTTCCTAttgtaagtacatacatatgtgaataGGGCTTGATAGTTGTAGCCACAATTGCTTTAGCTGAgctaaaatattaaaaaagaaatttctCTTATAGACACAGTTTTCCAAACTTAATTGTTTTGGCGGATCTAGCACATTATTTTGGTGGGGGAAATTGGCTATTGGGAGAAAAATCCGGCATTATACAGAGAAAATCGTTCTTCGATATCAAAATTTGACCAGTTTCATTTCTAAAATCTCGGCTTTAGGAGACAAAATGTTCCTTTTTCTTTCCTCTAAACATGATCCGCAAAAAAGGGATCGTGTATACCATAATTGATGATCTATGATGATGTATATGACTGAATTTTTATCACATATTAATTGCCATATACTTTGTATATGTAAAAAGACTTTCCCTAAtcccaaaaatatttaagaattcCCCATTCGATTGGggtattaaataaaaatttattttatttcggCCTTGACCGACCTTATGCAATTATCACAGTATGTGGTAAAATTGGCAATGgtgccaaaaataaatttccagTGTTTTCGTTTAGGCCGTAAATCATAAGGATTTGCTGCCACTTGGAGGAAAAGGAAACACATATCGCCGAGCATTTTCATAATAAACAGCTTAACTCTTGTGATTCTGAATTGATCTGCTGTGATTCTAGCGAAAAGTGATGATGATGCCTttgctgatgttgatgatgatgataatgacgaTAATGATGATGGCCTCTTTCCTTGTCGAACATGTTAATCATCAGCATGTCATATGtctaaattgtttatactaGATAGTCTCTCCCTCTGTGAATCATTCGAATTCAATTTGTTTCATTCACCTGTTTAACAGACTTTTCGACTGAGAGAAAAAAGGCATCAAATTGACTTGAATTCACAAAAGATCTGTTCTTGTTATTTTATctctttaatttttgtttctgtttggttaaatttttgttatttctgtTGTTTTATGGTTTTCCAAACAAATTTAACAAAGATCAACAAATGTTATACTGTTTTTTAAtggcattttattttatgatttctTCAACTTCCGCAAGAGGTCAATCCAACCACCCACCACCCacccattcattcattcattcactcaGTCACTTTACTCACCTTCAATTGTCTGAAAGATTAGAGCACCACCCACACTATAAAGGCCCAGGACAAAGAGAAGGAACATATGAGTGAACCATCTTTTAGACCATGTACTAAATTTATTATACAATCCATAGGTGAACTTCTCGCCAAAACTCATGCCCGATTTGGTGAGATCTAGAAAGCCTTCATAACCCTTTGTCATGAAATTACCAGAACCAAAAGGATTGGCCACTGGCGGCCAATAAGGACCCTGATTCTGTTGCTGTGAGCTTGTGTAATTGGTTTGCGCCGTATACGGTGGCTGGGCACTTGGAGGCATAGAGGAATTGCCTCCACCCATGGTGGGGGTTATATTGTGTATATTTATCCTTGGCGGACGATTCGCTCTCCTCGATGGAGGCGGTGTACTGGGCGTGGGTGTTTGATTCAACGACATGGCTAAGCTTTGTCTGCTTTGTACGTTTCAGCGAAATATATTTCTGTTTAAtatagatttttttgtttttttgtcttttaagcACTCATGTTAAGAGATTAGTTTTCACACACACTTGAACCATTTAgttcttaaatatttattttttgcgtATTTCTATAtctgtattattatttttaaaactcATAAGTATTTTCGCCAACCGCCGGCACCGCCATAGACAAGTTAGTTTAtcgtatttatatatatatttattttgttattttttgagattttttttttgcttccgTCCGTCGCGTTCTTGATTTGAATGCGAACTGAAGCGCAGGCATTTGGCCAACCTCCTCAGCAGCATTGTCGCTCTGTCTCCACATAGACGAATCTCCGGGAAACACACTCTGAGAAACAAGAAAGCGAAACGAACGCCAGCCAGCCAATGACGACATCAACTCATGAGCTCACATCGTCAGCTATATAGTAGTAGTATCTGTTATATACGCTGTATAAACACGATATGCCATTTTGTGTGAAAGGAAATGTCGACTTAATACAAATGATGTTGacgatgatcatgatgatgatgaccgaacttcatttagttgctagccaattattaaataattataaaatgagGTAGTCCctacaatattttgttttttttaggtatTAACACGCATTTTGGatatgattttttttagtttttttttttaatatttatacaaaTGTTTTTCTCATATTCTCTCTCCCACCAACAGTCACAAAACATTTGCTGTTCTGCGTCTTGACATTAATGAATTTCAGAATTATCTCAACCATAATTTATCATTTTATTCTCgtgaaaaaaaacgaaaacccAAAACAAGTTTCTCATCTATAGATAATTTCGAATGGTTCATAGACCCGAACCCTTCTTATTTGGCTTTCGCAGAAATTTTAGTTGGCTCATTCAGTTGGACCAATCAACAATTTTTCAAGAGAATTTTAAGATGTTACATAGAAACATAATCAAGGCAAGAAAGCCACTTGCGGTgtgtgttaaaattttatcAGGTTTTGAGGGTTTGTTTCTGTTATTGGAACAGAAAAGATAAATAACTATAAAGtctattttatatttaatcaAATTCTTCATACTCAAAAcgaacttttttttatagttttgaCTTCATTCCATTTACTTTGCggttttgtttatatttggtttcacttttatttagttaaaatgacacattttaaaatttgtcaaaCAATAATGTGAGAGATTCTTTCACCTTAGATAATTAAGACAAGGTCTTAGAGGTCATATAAGCGTCTAGAGGGGTTAGTAGATCACGATCATTTGTTGGTGAGAGGTTAGTAGATCACAAACGATCATGATCATTCATCCTCTTGATGATCCAAAGTGCTGACTAATTCTATTTCTAGACAAACTTGgacattttgttaaaatttgtGTTTGACATTTCTGCGTCAGTTTTTGAGAGGCGCCAtatactaaaaagtaaatgctaaataaagaaaatcttatcagaaatttttgaaaatgtcaaaacaaaatgaactTTTTCATTCCCATTTTTCAATTCTATTTTTATCATCTTGTCAAGTggttatattaatttttgtctaacaaagaatttagcaactgaaataaaaataaaaattttaaattacaaaaattaaaaattaattttctaaaaatttcacaatttaaatttttaaaaataagctTTTGTAGACTCTAGTTTCTATCTTTATCTGACTGTTAATTTCAAAATGGATTTTTGAGTAAAGtattgaaattttgtataaaattttaaaatattttccaattaaatttgtaaaaataattaaatttttgaaaacaataaaactaaatttaaaaaaaagaaaattctgcAACTTTTATAGctacatttttaaaataaaaaattattatctaaaattttcattaatCATTTTAAAGCTTTATTAAAGAGTATAGTAttataaaaaagttttttttgaaaCAATAAATTCTTTAGGGCATTTTCAAGTCGTCGTGGTCAAAATGAAGTTGATTACTAGTTTTTCTTGCTtatttttttgtcaatttgttttatttagatttatatacttataatttgtttgttatatttCTGAATTATATGAAAAATGGCTACATTTATGAGAAACAGCTGGTCCGAGTAATTGTTAGAGCTTAGTGAATGCGTCTATATgggcaaatatatatactctatatATAGTTAACCAAGAAGTGGAACCGAATGATGTTTTTTGGAATTGCTCTTACCTTAGACTAAGACTATAACTGATCATTCAAATATACTATATCTATAGGACTTACATGTATCCACGAAAAAAGTAtctaatttcatatttttatatatttttttattgattagtTAGATTTtgttgcagtttttttttgtttctgttttttgttgtattgttTAACCtatgtacataaacatataGATATAATCTGGTCAATTAGATATAAATTGTTGATACAAACAACATGGGTTAATCCATAATATTATAGGAGTATGAtatcatctctctctctgttacATTTTCTTTCCTGTTTCTAACCATTGAAAGCTCGCAAAATTTTATcaacttaaaaataataatatataattatataaatcaaaattgttgtttttttttcgaatatCTAAggtattttaaattaattttactcACAGTCCTTAaatcgttttcattttttatattaaatttttatttgtttttatgttttactttttgttttatttgtataagACGATGCACTAAACAACAAACTAAacatttaatgaaattttgttatCGAACGAAAAACAATACACAAAAAGGGTAGTAAGGGATGAAAGGGGGGTGGGTTAAATACAGATTTACATATAGAACCAGCTGCAGATTATATATCTACTGATTTCTTTGGATGTGAGGggcacacacatgcatacatattaTCATCAAATTTTAGTGATTACTGATGATCCcatatattattaatatatatgttatATATTCTGTATTTTCTGTATTTATTCTATAACAATTTTTCTGTTCTTTCTTATTTGCCTAGGCGCAGGCTCAAGGGTTTCGGGTTGCGGGGAAGCGGGTAACGCGGACATCTAGGTACACAGTCAGCATATATactaactaaactaaaactaaactcTTAGTAAAtcagtttttatttcaatGCCTCCTTAGCCCTTTGTTCCCATTCGGCACGTCGTTGATGGATTCCCTTGAATTCACCCACTGTGGCTGATCTTTCTATGGCCTTTGAAACAGATCCTTCAGCTGCAGATGGAGCACTTGATGCCAGTTGCGCAGGAGTCGCAGGTGTCGAAGTGACTGTGCTTGTAGCGGTGGCTGGTTTCAATTGTAGGGAATAGCGTTCGTTAGAGGATCTCATATGACCATTGGTACcatttgtattgttgttgttattgttaatgttgttgttgttgttgcgtcCTCCTCCTGTTTGGCTAATTTTAATGGGTGGCAAATAGGAGACAACTTTCTGTTGTTGACCCTGCTGTTGACCATTTAAGCCATTCAATTGGactttttgctgctgttgattattattattattgttgatattgttgttgaGATTACGAAAATCGGCCACTGAATTGCGATTATTTGTGGCATtatgatggtgatggtggtgTCCAATTCCCCTGGACGATTCACTACTGACCTGGGTTTCATATTTCGGCTGTAATTTATCCAATTTCTCCTCACTATTTGATTGATTCTCCTTATCGCTATCCACATTCTGACTAACTGATTTCTTAGACAATGGAACTGGAGCGGGAACTGCTGTGGATGGCGCTACTGTTGGAGGAGCAGCAGGTGTCACTACCACGACCTCTTCATCCTTTACCTTGAGAGAACGACGTGCAAAGACCTTCATCAGTTCTGGTGTGGCATCCTCCTTGCTCGTTGCAGCTGGAGCATTGCCATTAATAGAGCTGCCGAAGGACTTTTTACGCAGAACCACAGGTGCAGAATTTATGGATGGTGAGTTACTGCCTCCGCCATCGCTTGATTCTGGAGTTGTAGGTGAACTGGGGGTGGGGGGAATGCTGCTTATAGCAGGACTCAATTCCACCTTACTTAACGACTTTTTACGCTGCTCTTGTATAACCACCTTGGGTGTATCCTCATTAAGGAAGAGACGTTTGCGATCCTCTAATGACAGGCGATTACTTTTTGTCGTCTCAGGTTTACTCTTTGGTACAGTGGGCACGGCAGGGGTTAAAACAGGCGGAGCTTCTGTTACAGTGGGTGATGAAGCCACACTGTTGGCACTTACAGCCCTCTGGTTCACAATGGGTCGTTCCACAATCTCTATGGTGGCCTCCACTTCATCACTATTCCGCCGACGATGACTCAGATCATCTGTGCTCTGACTGCGCTCCGTCGtggaattgctttgacttggACTGGCCACCTTAACATTCTTGGCCAAAACCAAATGGTTTGTCTTATTATACAAACGTGCCTGATCCACACGATTCAATTGAATCTTCATGAATTCGGGTTCACTTGGCATCTGCTCTACATGCAGAGAATCACGACGACTATTCGTGGTTTTTGTGGGTGTCGATGGAGGCGAATTCGTGGCCAGTTTAGCATTCTTGGCCAAAGGACTAGCCGGACTCGGAGATGCCACAACTGAGGCAGCCACTGGAGGTGGTTTAATATCCAAAACTTTAGGTCTCTGCGGCTGATCCGGACTCAAATGTTCACCCACTGTGGCAGATTTTCTCAATACATTAACCAAAGGCGATTTGACTATCATATCAATATTCTGTTCAATCTGCGATATATTTCCCGTTCCACTGGTCACCAAAAGTTTCGTACTATGTTGAGGTGAAGGCGTCGATGTCGCCATCGTCGTCTTTGTGGACAAATGACCCGAGGACTCAGCTCGACTTTGCAACAATTTGTTGTCATTGATCTCAAAGCCAAGTGAAACACATTTGGCCGTTGGGGATTGAGGTGACTGGagttgctgatgctgttgctgttgctgctgcttgtagTAGGAAGGGACACGAAAACTTATAGATAGATCCGGTAAACTGGGCATAGCTGAGATCTCTGTATTGGTTGCCTCACGCTCCTCTTGATAATTCCGGAAACTTCTGGATTTCTCAACCGTCTTCCTTTGCTTCTCCTCATAGTATAGAGGAGATGGTTCATCTGTGCTAGTCTCCAGCGAGTTGGAAGAACTCGAATGCTGACCAACTGAATCATTGGAACGTGACAACTTCTGTTGGAATGCACTTAGCCCCACAATGCGTGCCGTTTTGCGTTCCGATTTGAATTGTTGCTCACGCACCAAAGTTGTGGATTGAAAGGTATCGGTACCCCTGGAACTCTTTGAAAGCAAATTGGTAACATCATTCGAGGATGTTTTTTCCACAGTTGGCTGGCTCAACTCTTGGGGCACATAACGCTGACGAGCAGCTGGTCCAGATTTTGGTTTAATGGCCGTCGGCGGTTGCGGATGGACACCATAGTTACTGACCATCGCATTGAGACCATGTCTTCCCTCATTCTGTATCTCACGCTTAATGATCTGGCGCGTCTCCTGGATATGCTGTTCATGGGAAGTGGCACTTTTCGATTTGTCGGGCAACACCAATGGCTCTCGCGAAGTGGCCTCCAGACAGGAGGTGgatatttgtaatttcttgGCCACACTCTGGCTGGAGTCGACATCCTCGAGACCATCGTTGGCCCGAGCAATGCTACGTTTGGAATTGCGATGTATCAGACGACTAAGGAAGCCATCCGCTGGAGAATCCGCTGTGGCAGCGGCTTTATCATCACCATCGGTGGACGATTCGCCACGTGTCTCGAATAATGCATTAACCTTGGAGCGTAGACCAAAGACCTGAGTAGAAGAAGTCGTCTGCTCGATTGTCTTGGTacgctttgttgttgttgtggtcgTGGTCGTGGTCGATGAGGTGACTGGAGCTGGAGCCATAGCAGTTAAAGTCTTGGGTGGCAAAGACCGTGTCTTGGACTTGACTTGTTCGTTATCTAAAAGAAATTAGTCAAAGATTAACTAAAACTTCTTTCTAGCACTTCCTTTGTACTCACCTTTAATGGTTCTTAGGCTGGGACTCATCTTAAGAAGCTCTTCATTGGCCTCGGGTATAGAAGTCTATGGGAAAGAGTTGAAGTTAGTTTTCTATTCACCAAAAGGTGGTCCCACGGCTACTCACCTCCAGGGTACGTCTATGCTGACGACTTGGTCCCTTCTTTTTAGCCGGCCTAATGGCCATTTTATGTTTGGCCGCTGCATGGGATAATCTATGACGTTCGCCACCAACTGCATCCGTCTCATCATCGGGATGGGAACGTAATATGTCCGATCCCATAGAGATTGAAGAGCTAGTGGATACCCGtgaatgttgttgctgctgctgctgatgatgatgatgctgatcaTCGTTGCTATTCACACTCAACAGACTGAGCGATGAGACCTCACTGTGACTGTGACTAACACTGTGATTGTGACTGTGATGATGATTGAGCATCACACGTGATGAGGGCAGACCTCCCGAAGTATTGACACTCCGACTCTGCCCAGCACCAACTCCAGCAGCACGTCTCTGTGGTGAGGCAGGACTGCGTGGCAGACCCAAATCCTCATCGGAGGCATCGGGACGATTGCGTCTCTTACGCAAAACATCTGTGAGCTCCGCCTGCAAagagaaacaataaaacaaagacaATAAGAAAGGATAGAATTGGGGATAAAAAAATCGTCTCAATGGGTTGGATTTGGGGGATTTACCCAGCTCTTCCAGCGGAATACAAATCGCGCACGCAAACAACTGCGGCCCAGACGACTCTCACCGCCTCCGCCAGagccgccaccgccgccgtTGAGTTTCATTTTAAAGGGATTTTGCTTAAAATCAATCATTTCAAAAAGAGGCTCGTCTCCGTAAACGAGACCACAACTGACTGATTGATGTGGATATATATGTCGAGTGAGTAAGTTGCTTTAAGGATTAACATTATGATTGtctctttatatatgtatatgccaAAGTCGTCTTACCGTAAATGAAAGCTTAAATGGCTGCAAATTTGCATTGCCCACATTTCCGGCTACCATTTTTTGTATAAGTTTATTGAGTTTCTACGCCCCGCTCTCTGAGCTaattaactaactaactaactaataaGGGCTATTGTTAGCGATCGCGTGATCTGAACGATTTCACTTTCCGCAAAGAGGCCACAGAGCAATAGCCAAGAGTTGTTGGCGCAACCAAGTTCCAAATGCAACTGACAAAAACATATGCCACAGGGCGCATCTGCCAGTCCCAGTCCCAGGCCCAGACCGAGTCGGTCGCAGGCAGACGTAGtgaaatggaaaataatgaaaacgaaatcgaaaatgaaaatgaaaatggtggCGTCTCaagttgggttttttttttacctagACCTCAAAGATAAGTAAGTAAAACTCAACGACAGAAAGACGACAGGCagaaagacagacagacaggcgGACAGACAGATGAACGAACGAAATATTGGAAATCTGTTTATTGTCAGTAGAGATAGCAATTCAAGGGTAACACCACTTGGTCACAaactaaacacacacaaacacacacgaaATTCATTTTAGGGATCATCAAGGGACTAAAATACACTTAGAGAAATCAAATTCTGAACTAGTGTTCTTGCAAACGTTGcgaaattgaaatcaaaaacaaaaattaaaattaaagttgaaattttaatcattttcaatatACAGATTgctaaatttatattttgataatTTATCGTATGATTTTATATCTGAGACTTTTCTAGCTAAGATCTACATATGTAGAACAAAAGGATGCTTTATCTAAGATGTTCCTTGGAATTTATCTTCACTTTTTATACTTAAGTTTTATTTCTGTCAGTGTAGTTAAATGTGAAGATGTTTCTTATGTAAACACGTTGCC
This window contains:
- the LOC6638302 gene encoding ras guanine nucleotide exchange factor P isoform X2 is translated as MVAGNVGNANLQPFKLSFTAELTDVLRKRRNRPDASDEDLGLPRSPASPQRRAAGVGAGQSRSVNTSGGLPSSRVMLNHHHSHNHSVSHSHSEVSSLSLLSVNSNDDQHHHHQQQQQQHSRVSTSSSISMGSDILRSHPDDETDAVGGERHRLSHAAAKHKMAIRPAKKKGPSRQHRRTLETSIPEANEELLKMSPSLRTIKDNEQVKSKTRSLPPKTLTAMAPAPVTSSTTTTTTTTTKRTKTIEQTTSSTQVFGLRSKVNALFETRGESSTDGDDKAAATADSPADGFLSRLIHRNSKRSIARANDGLEDVDSSQSVAKKLQISTSCLEATSREPLVLPDKSKSATSHEQHIQETRQIIKREIQNEGRHGLNAMVSNYGVHPQPPTAIKPKSGPAARQRYVPQELSQPTVEKTSSNDVTNLLSKSSRGTDTFQSTTLVREQQFKSERKTARIVGLSAFQQKLSRSNDSVGQHSSSSNSLETSTDEPSPLYYEEKQRKTVEKSRSFRNYQEEREATNTEISAMPSLPDLSISFRVPSYYKQQQQQQHQQLQSPQSPTAKCVSLGFEINDNKLLQSRAESSGHLSTKTTMATSTPSPQHSTKLLVTSGTGNISQIEQNIDMIVKSPLVNVLRKSATVGEHLSPDQPQRPKVLDIKPPPVAASVVASPSPASPLAKNAKLATNSPPSTPTKTTNSRRDSLHVEQMPSEPEFMKIQLNRVDQARLYNKTNHLVLAKNVKVASPSQSNSTTERSQSTDDLSHRRRNSDEVEATIEIVERPIVNQRAVSANSVASSPTVTEAPPVLTPAVPTVPKSKPETTKSNRLSLEDRKRLFLNEDTPKVVIQEQRKKSLSKVELSPAISSIPPTPSSPTTPESSDGGGSNSPSINSAPVVLRKKSFGSSINGNAPAATSKEDATPELMKVFARRSLKVKDEEVVVVTPAAPPTVAPSTAVPAPVPLSKKSVSQNVDSDKENQSNSEEKLDKLQPKYETQVSSESSRGIGHHHHHHNATNNRNSVADFRNLNNNINNNNNNQQQQKVQLNGLNGQQQGQQQKVVSYLPPIKISQTGGGRNNNNNINNNNNNTNGTNGHMRSSNERYSLQLKPATATSTVTSTPATPAQLASSAPSAAEGSVSKAIERSATVGEFKGIHQRRAEWEQRAKEALK
- the LOC6638302 gene encoding serine-rich adhesin for platelets isoform X1 is translated as MSSGLMSCVRENSPPLELEMERERERERERIRERGGPLSLPSESGGSRSSHDLHGATTSTPISSPVSGTGTAANDADDNITNADHHQQQQQQQQQQQQQKRRRFHPLRNLRRIFRRRTINTADSSTSSSGVGGSGGPGPGSCNTLPPPASSSSEKNLRNVTTGANSSQIVGANISAISSPASPLNSDSYQTQSLPKSKSHRDELLSVLLGKKKTSSNKQQQQQQRREQEQFVDNSLSQTEAMYQTQQRQQLGVAVFPDSLNLSRNSSSSYYAADQRQRHRHLRSVGDSSQEFLMGESNSSAMAGGAQNADMSDSQRSLSEGRLLDVDGDYTRETLSQSHDSVFSESATASSLSIVLKAELTDVLRKRRNRPDASDEDLGLPRSPASPQRRAAGVGAGQSRSVNTSGGLPSSRVMLNHHHSHNHSVSHSHSEVSSLSLLSVNSNDDQHHHHQQQQQQHSRVSTSSSISMGSDILRSHPDDETDAVGGERHRLSHAAAKHKMAIRPAKKKGPSRQHRRTLETSIPEANEELLKMSPSLRTIKDNEQVKSKTRSLPPKTLTAMAPAPVTSSTTTTTTTTTKRTKTIEQTTSSTQVFGLRSKVNALFETRGESSTDGDDKAAATADSPADGFLSRLIHRNSKRSIARANDGLEDVDSSQSVAKKLQISTSCLEATSREPLVLPDKSKSATSHEQHIQETRQIIKREIQNEGRHGLNAMVSNYGVHPQPPTAIKPKSGPAARQRYVPQELSQPTVEKTSSNDVTNLLSKSSRGTDTFQSTTLVREQQFKSERKTARIVGLSAFQQKLSRSNDSVGQHSSSSNSLETSTDEPSPLYYEEKQRKTVEKSRSFRNYQEEREATNTEISAMPSLPDLSISFRVPSYYKQQQQQQHQQLQSPQSPTAKCVSLGFEINDNKLLQSRAESSGHLSTKTTMATSTPSPQHSTKLLVTSGTGNISQIEQNIDMIVKSPLVNVLRKSATVGEHLSPDQPQRPKVLDIKPPPVAASVVASPSPASPLAKNAKLATNSPPSTPTKTTNSRRDSLHVEQMPSEPEFMKIQLNRVDQARLYNKTNHLVLAKNVKVASPSQSNSTTERSQSTDDLSHRRRNSDEVEATIEIVERPIVNQRAVSANSVASSPTVTEAPPVLTPAVPTVPKSKPETTKSNRLSLEDRKRLFLNEDTPKVVIQEQRKKSLSKVELSPAISSIPPTPSSPTTPESSDGGGSNSPSINSAPVVLRKKSFGSSINGNAPAATSKEDATPELMKVFARRSLKVKDEEVVVVTPAAPPTVAPSTAVPAPVPLSKKSVSQNVDSDKENQSNSEEKLDKLQPKYETQVSSESSRGIGHHHHHHNATNNRNSVADFRNLNNNINNNNNNQQQQKVQLNGLNGQQQGQQQKVVSYLPPIKISQTGGGRNNNNNINNNNNNTNGTNGHMRSSNERYSLQLKPATATSTVTSTPATPAQLASSAPSAAEGSVSKAIERSATVGEFKGIHQRRAEWEQRAKEALK